DNA from Lentibacillus amyloliquefaciens:
GTTGATGAAAAGAGACTATGAATGCTTGTTTCTCTCACTTCCAAAACTGCTTACTAAGATCAAGCGAACCTATAACACAAAAGGCGTCACAGAAGATGAGCTGCTAAACGTTATTCAACGTGTGGACTTATTAGTGCTGGACGATATTGGGGCGGAACAACAAACAGAATGGTCTACGTCTAAACTTTTCGAGATACTGGATGATCGCTCAGGTAAAGCAACCGTTTATACGACCAATTTAAGCAGTGATGAACTAAAAGAACGGGTCAATGAACGGAATTTCTCAAGAATAATGGACAATACCAACGTTATCGTTATGAATGGTTCAGATTATAGAAGGAGGGCGTTTTAAATGTGGCAAGGCATGCAAAGTGTGATGGTGTTTGACCCGAAGGATAGCCAAGTGGAGACCGACAGGAAGTGGCGGGAATGGATGCAAAATAAAAGCTCCGTTGGTGACAAATATGTACCAACGGTAGCTGAAACAAGAAAATATCTTAATGAACTGGAAAACAGAAAGCAAGGATACGCCTAAATATCAACCTTTCTGGGTCCAAGAAGATATCTTCAATTATATCATTGTTAGCTCATATGTGAAATCGTCAAATAGATAACCTTAATCGAGGAGGGCTAAGATGCAAGTCATTAATAAGATTGATGAAGGAAAGATTTTGATTGAAGCTGGATATTCTGAAGCCCATCTTATTTCTGAGGCATTAACCATGTATCGTTTATGGTTGGAGACGTTGCATGGCAGGAACAGCGAAGAAGAAATGCAGATAGGGGCGCTAAGGCATACGATTATGAATCCAACGGTAAAAGGAATGTGCCATGGAATGGAAGGAAAATCACGATGAGTGACTACACAACCCAGCAATTAAACGTTTATGAATACCTGGGAAAAGAGCATGATCCTTTATTTAATGTCATTTGCAATATACAGCAGGGCTATTCTGAGTATATTCCAGAAATAAAAGTAACGCTCATAAAAAATCAGCATGGCCTGTACGAAATGGCCTCTGAATCTAACCATGAATGCTATTCAAATAAAGAAGATTTATATGATTGTGTCAATGATATTTTAAATTATAGCTCATTAAGGGGGATTTAATCGTGTCTCAAATTGTTCAAGCATACATGAATCAAGAATGGGATTATTATGATTTGAATCTGGCTAAAGCTTTAAAAGCTGTCGAACAAGATGATTTGGACCATGCCTCAGCTTATTTTCAACGGATAGCATGGGCATTGCATTCATTGGCTAAACATCATCCTGCCAATTGAAGCGAATCAAGCTTGAAATCAATATCTAGCATGTAAGAAAGGGTGAATCGCATAATGCAATTCAGCTCGGATGTTGAGAACATGTTCACGCAAGAGGAAATTGAAGACATTTTAAAGGATGAACAGTATTTTTATATAGAGCATGCGGAAAAAAATTGGTTAAACCGGTATTTTAAAATTAAAGCAATAGCAAACGAAACAAAGGTTCCAAGCATTATTTCTTCTATATCGGATATGCCGCATGGATCCAGTAATTTCAAAAAGAGTAAGACAGAAATGTTTGCCATAAAAACAATACAAGCATCAGAATGGCTGGAAATATTGCATTCAACCATTCATTCATTAAGCCCGATCGAACAAAAATTGATTGAATTGAAGTATTTGCGTAAACGTAATGACGGTTCTCGATATAGTGACGAGGTCATTTATCCCCAACTATTTGTCGGAAAAACAAGGTATTATGAAATCAAGAAAGAAGCACTGGAAATACTCGGACGGCATC
Protein-coding regions in this window:
- a CDS encoding ArpU family phage packaging/lysis transcriptional regulator, with the protein product MQFSSDVENMFTQEEIEDILKDEQYFYIEHAEKNWLNRYFKIKAIANETKVPSIISSISDMPHGSSNFKKSKTEMFAIKTIQASEWLEILHSTIHSLSPIEQKLIELKYLRKRNDGSRYSDEVIYPQLFVGKTRYYEIKKEALEILGRHLYGVFAERGFS